From the genome of Leptotrichia sp. oral taxon 847:
GGCAATTTTGAGAATAAATGCTGGATTATCCACAAGAAGCCGTGAAACTATCGAATTAAATGGAGGAGATTTTGAGCAAAATATAAAAATACTGGCAAAAGAACAAAAAATAGCAAATGAGAAAGGAGTGATTTTGGATGGGACAATCTATACCGAACCACCAAACGATGAACCAGAGGAATAAAACTATATGGAATTTAGTCAAAAATGATGATAAAAGTGCTGAATTAATGCTTTATGGAGATATAGCTGAAAGTTTTTGGGGAGATACGGTAAGTGCTAAAGAAGTAACGGAATATTTGGCTGGCTTAGATGTAGAAAATATTGACGTTTATATTAATTCAAACGGCGGAGTAGTTGACACTGCTATTGCAATTAGTAACGCTTTGAGAAGACACAAAGCTAAAGTAACTGTAAATATTGACGGTATTGCAGCAAGTGCAGCCACTTTAATCACATGTGCTGGAGATACAGTTAGAATGCCTAAAAATGCTTTGTTTATGATACACAATCCTTCAACAATTGCAATGGGGGATTCAGAAGAGATGAGAAAACAGGCAGATGTGCTTGAGAAATACAAAAATTCAATAACGGAAACCTATTTACAAAAGGTTAATATTGATAAAGAGAAATTATCAGAATTAATGGACAACGAAACTTGGTTAAACGCCGAAGAAGCATTGAAATATGGATTTATTGACGAAATAACCGAAAATACAGATATTCAAGTAGTTGAAAATAAGGTAATTTCTAATAATATGGTATTTAATATGGCGGAGTTTAAAAACTTTAATGTTGATAAAAATATAAAAAATAATGGAAAAGGAAGTGGAAAAATGACAAAAGATGAAATAAAAGCACAATTTCCTAACATTTATGCCGAAATTGTAAATGAAGGAAAAGAAATTGGAGTAAAGGAAGAAAGAACAAGGATACAGGAAATTGAGAATTTAGGATATAACCACGAAGTAGTTGATAAAGCTAAATTTGAAGAGCCTAAAAATGCTAGAGATTTAGCATTGGAAATTGTAAGTTTAATGAAACAGGAAAATCAAAATAAACTTAACAGAATACAAGATGAAGGAAAACCACTTAACAATACGCCGAAAGGTAATGATGATGGGGTTAATGATGAGCAAAAAGCAGCAAATAAAATTTTAGCATTTTTTAAGAAAGGTGGTAAATAAATATGAAATATGATTATACAAATGAGCCAGATCATTTGATTGTTGGGAAAAAGGAACTGGTTGTAGCAGAACTTGTTTTACAGGTTGGAAAAACTGTGAAAAGAGGGGATATTGTGGATAAAGATGGTGCAATAATAACTGATACTGGAAAAGTGTTTGGAATTGTTACAAGAGATGCCGATGCAACTGGAGCTACTACGAAAACAACTGTTTATACTGAAGGAGAATTTAATATTGAAAAAGTAAACTTCGGTACAGCGACAAAAGAAAAAGTAATTGAGTTATGCAGCGACAGAAATATTTATTTAAGAACATTAGGAGGTAAGGAATAACAATGAGCATGAATTTAGATTTGAGTTTAAGAACATTATTTTTAGTAACAGAGGCAATGCCGAGACCGAGAACATTTTTATTTGATACGTTTTTTGGAAACAGAGAAAATTTGGATACTGAAACAGTAACTATTGAATTTAAAAATGGTAGAAGATTGATGGCTCCATTTGTCGATAGATATGTTGACGGAGAGGAAATGCCAAAAGATACATTTTCAGGAAGAACATTCAAACCGTATGCAGTGGCTCCTAAAAAGACGTTTCATGCAGATGAACTGACCTTTGAAAGATTGCCAGGAGAAAATCCGTTTTCACAAAGTGATCCTGATACAAAAAGACAGAAAAAAATTGCTGAAACTTTGCAGGAACAAAGCGAACAGATTGCAAGACGTTGGGAAGCGATGGCAGCTGAAACATTATATAAATTACAAACTACAATCGACGGAGAAGGAATATCAGACACAATCAAATATTATGATAACTCTTCTACGGAACATCATACAACCGTTGCTTCAACTTGGGACAATGCTAATTCTGACCCAATTAAAGATATAAAGGCTGTATTAAGCGAAATTAATAAAGCTGGAGGAACTAGACCAGAAGCAATAATTCTTGATCCGTTGGCAGCGGAATTATTTATTAATAATAAAGCTGTACAAAATATGATGAATCTTAGAAATGCTTATTTTGGGGACATAAGACCTGAAGTTGAGGGTGTAAATGGTGCGAATTATATTGGTACATTGACTGGATTAGGAATTGATGTTTTTGAATATCAGGAATATTACGATTATGTGGATGAAGCTACAAAACAAACTAAAACAAAAGCAATTATTCCAGACTATACAGCTTTATTTGCACCGAAAGGCAATTTAGTAAAATTTGGAGCTGTAAGTACAATTAATGATGGACTTTTGGAAGGGGATTTGATTCCTAGAACTCACACAAAGGAAGAAAACGATACTATCACAATCCGTACAATGTCAAAACCAGTAACAATTCCTTTGAACACAAAATCATTGAAAGTTCTAAAAGTTAAGTAGGTGATGGTTGATGACAGCGTATATAGTTAAAGAATCGTTTATTTATGGTGGGAAAATACAAAATATCGGTGAAGAAGTTCAAATACTGGAAAAAGATGTGATTGAAAATTGTATCGATAGAGGACTGATAGAGAAAAAAGACAATAAAGAAGCAGACACAAATGACATTCCTGAAGAAACAGGAGTGTCAGATTCTGAATCTAAATCAGATAAAAATAAGAAAAAATAGGTAAAAAACATGAATTTTAAAGATATTTTAGAAAACGATATACAAAATACATTTTTAAATTCAGAAGAGTTTGGTGAAACACATAATTTGAACGGCACTGATGTTATTTGTGTGACAGATGAGGACAGTTTTCAGGAAAAGGAAATTAGTGGAAAATTAACAATAGAAAGTGGATTTTACAAGGAAGGGATTACGGTGTTTATTGACAAAAAATATTTGAAGTATAAGCCTGAAGGCAATGTGAGGATAGATTTTGACAATAAAGAATGGATAGTTGCAAACTGTAAAGAAAACTTTGGTATGTATGAACTTGATTTGTATAGATACACTGATTATTAGGAGTTGATTTAGATGTTTACAATTCAATTTGATGAAAGTGTCCTTAATGATATTGAGAATAAGTTCGTTGAATTTCCACAACAAGCTCCAAGGGCTTTAGCAAGTGCTTTGAACAGGGTTTCAACTATGAGTAAAACTCGTATGGTTAGAAATGCAACTAAGACCTATACGGTTAAATATGGGGATTTATTAAGCGGATTGACTATGAAAAGGGCTAATCCCGGTAAGCTTATGGCTGAAATTAATTCTAATGGAGGTTATTTGGGATTAGACCATTTTCAATTGAATCC
Proteins encoded in this window:
- a CDS encoding head maturation protease, ClpP-related — its product is MGQSIPNHQTMNQRNKTIWNLVKNDDKSAELMLYGDIAESFWGDTVSAKEVTEYLAGLDVENIDVYINSNGGVVDTAIAISNALRRHKAKVTVNIDGIAASAATLITCAGDTVRMPKNALFMIHNPSTIAMGDSEEMRKQADVLEKYKNSITETYLQKVNIDKEKLSELMDNETWLNAEEALKYGFIDEITENTDIQVVENKVISNNMVFNMAEFKNFNVDKNIKNNGKGSGKMTKDEIKAQFPNIYAEIVNEGKEIGVKEERTRIQEIENLGYNHEVVDKAKFEEPKNARDLALEIVSLMKQENQNKLNRIQDEGKPLNNTPKGNDDGVNDEQKAANKILAFFKKGGK
- a CDS encoding major capsid protein — protein: MSMNLDLSLRTLFLVTEAMPRPRTFLFDTFFGNRENLDTETVTIEFKNGRRLMAPFVDRYVDGEEMPKDTFSGRTFKPYAVAPKKTFHADELTFERLPGENPFSQSDPDTKRQKKIAETLQEQSEQIARRWEAMAAETLYKLQTTIDGEGISDTIKYYDNSSTEHHTTVASTWDNANSDPIKDIKAVLSEINKAGGTRPEAIILDPLAAELFINNKAVQNMMNLRNAYFGDIRPEVEGVNGANYIGTLTGLGIDVFEYQEYYDYVDEATKQTKTKAIIPDYTALFAPKGNLVKFGAVSTINDGLLEGDLIPRTHTKEENDTITIRTMSKPVTIPLNTKSLKVLKVK
- a CDS encoding phage tail protein gives rise to the protein MFTIQFDESVLNDIENKFVEFPQQAPRALASALNRVSTMSKTRMVRNATKTYTVKYGDLLSGLTMKRANPGKLMAEINSNGGYLGLDHFQLNPSVRTGRTSVTATVKNGNGIMLNDKTFIAYKDGHLGAFEREGSGRLPIKRKYGPSAPQMLGPTTWLPDLDEFMSQKLNERFEHELNRLLSM